In Schistocerca nitens isolate TAMUIC-IGC-003100 chromosome 10, iqSchNite1.1, whole genome shotgun sequence, a single window of DNA contains:
- the LOC126209940 gene encoding cytochrome P450 4c3-like, whose amino-acid sequence MTVTATDTTAVCISYALALLALHPEWQDAARRELKDVFGEGGDYLRAPSLAELASLRVLESIIKETLRLFPVVPMLPRMVREEIWLSKGRVPVPKGAMLFVTPFLTHRLPQFFPDPLKFDPSRFLEGRSGEEHPCSYLPFGLGSRNCVGSQYARLEIKVFLATVLRRLRFLPHSRWEDLEHALLTITLHTIKPIEVYCVPLQESRL is encoded by the exons ATGACGGTGACCGCCACCGACACGACGGCTGTGTGCATCAGTTACGCGCTGGCGCTGCTCGCGCTCCACCCAGAGTGGCAGGACGCGGCCCGGCGGGAGCTGAAGGACGTCTTCGGCGAGGGCGGCGACTACCTGCGTGCTCCCAGCCTCGCAGAGCTGGCCAGCCTCAGGGTCCTGGAGAGCATCATCAAG GAGACGCTGCGGCTGTTCCCGGTGGTTCCGATGCTCCCTCGGATGGTCAGGGAGGAGATCTGGTTGTCCAAAGGGCGGGTACCAGTCCCGAAGGGCGCGATGCTATTCGTGACGCCCTTCCTCACGCACCGCCTGCCGCAGTTCTTCCCAGACCCGCTGAAGTTCGACCCTTCGCGCTTCCTGGAGGGTCGAAGTGGCGAGGAGCACCCCTGCAGCTACCTGCCGTTCGGATTGGGCTCACGAAACTGCGTGGGCTCCCAGTACGCGCGCCTCGAGATCAAAGTCTTCCTGGCGACCGTCTTGAGACGCCTCCGGTTCCTGCCGCACAGCCGCTGGGAGGACCTCGAACACGCCTTGCTCACCATCACCCTACACACCATCAAGCCGATCGAGGTCTACTGCGTGCCTCTGCAAGAGTCCCGCCTATAG